A stretch of the Carassius carassius chromosome 6, fCarCar2.1, whole genome shotgun sequence genome encodes the following:
- the LOC132141955 gene encoding transmembrane protein 134-like, which produces MGTPFTIDDAFVLEGEEEGVVPGEDEGEWKGREKDGGEMMFGPLSFAKTQTSGPTGTPEHSNLKYQNLENEDALGGTVNSSFNNFFKISDPATLSYCSSQWSFSTLSSVTQLSAHCCGWTSHPLVKKNRRVVLASFLLLITGVALIFTGIVIQLNPHAGVSSAIFFVPGFLLFIPGVYHVTYISCAVRGRRGFKFFYLPYFEK; this is translated from the exons ATGGGGACACCGTTCACAATCGATGACGCGTTCGTCCTGGAGGGCGAGGAGGAAGGAGTGGTGCCTGGAGAGGATGAGGGGGAATGGAAGGGGAGAGAGAAGGATGGAGGAGAGATGATGTTTGGACCGCTTTCTTTTGCCAAAACACAAACTTCTGGACCCACTGGCACTCCTGAACACAGTAATctgaaatatcag AACCTGGAAAATGAAGATGCTTTAGGTGGCACTGTGAACTCTTCTTTCAATAACTTCTTCAAAATCAG TGATCCTGCTACTCTGTCCTACTGCAGCTCTCAGTGGTCATTCAGCACACTCAGCTCCGTCACACAGCTGTCTGCTCACTGCTGCGG GTGGACGTCTCACCCGCTGGTGAAGAAGAACAGACGAGTCGTTCTTGCCTCATTCCTCCTCTTAATCACTGGAGTTG CTTTGATCTTTACAGGCATTGTCATACAGTTAAACCCTCACGCAG gtgtttCAAGTGCAATTTTCTTTGTTCCTGGATTTCTTCTCTTCATACCTGGTG TCTATCATGTGACCTATATAAGCTGTGCAGTTCGGGGACGAAGAGgattcaagttcttttatttgcCGTACTTTGAGAAGTAA
- the LOC132142574 gene encoding storkhead-box protein 2-like isoform X3 encodes MMNRLNWLIDNRLIHKQDWSRTFLSGDVSPISMSPISQSQFIPLGEILCLAISAMNSARKPVTQDALMEHLATCFPGVPTPSPEILRHTLNMLVRERKIYPTPEGYFIVTPQTYFITPSLIRTNSKWYHLDERHPERQQQQQQQQQQQQPTPQQQCTSPQSGTITPSTSGCVRERPNPKNHCDSYNAYRDEVPTIHTSTIQRKSPKEPKGDPPSYLQPPPPPCAIQHPPDPTDKSKSMTATFSYKTDTLTKKKEGSGGGSSERQSKKFGLKLFRLSLKKDKTKQLANFSAQFPPEEWPLRDEDTPSAAAIPREVEMELIRRINPDLTVENVARHTAVMKRLEEERAQRCKASSSAQHSARSRRSRGHRRVPHGKSRSHSKTRASRGDPSEGSNLNLPAVSLERDYRFFSHSLVRSPREGMYTVERRIGGAYLVHSNPNIAESHFPVTPEWDVSGELAKRRTEMPFPEPSRGTSHSRVHRSHSHTQDRKSRNERPDKAKERSRSMDNSKGPLGGGSSTLGTAEDYDRSPDDRSRYYTDDGTLRASSQKAPHYSCIMFSAAKFSSEMSVSDMGKMSLDESRLCSPLERNKSRDSLPAYSDLKALSPKPLSDDYLQCNTSNETILTAPLALGKSDHDTLTPSDGIRKGSPADQQTPHLTSPYPLEYKEDSSIKGHNGSGKPTPSQTPEPIPNGRLIQHQHNTDPRGGGGGGSTGSSVDKRKEIFSKDTLFKPPHNVLTVSYVDSGYSKSGTLRKTPHMKSSEVLDTLETQQLPNSTPLPASAPAPTGTEQVAPSTSEAAFDYYNVSDDDDEEEAEETSRKEAAPTEAKGRAGAGDGGGGGGTMQWLLEREKERDLQRKFENNLTLLSPKESENNNSQKSAHSARLDSMDSSSVTVDSGFNSPRTRESLASNTSSIVESNRRQNPALSPGHMGTTSIGPPFSFRAIPEPPTTQPEKLQKSPNCLASITSV; translated from the exons GCGATGTATCTCCAATCAGTATGTCACCCATCAGTCAGTCTCAGTTCATCCCACTGGGAGAGATTCTGTGTCTGGCCATCTCAGCCATGAACTCTGCCCGCAAGCCTGTCACACAAGATGCGCTGATGGAGCACCTTGCCACCTGCTTCCCAG GTGTACCCACTCCAAGTCCAGAGATCCTCCGCCACACACTGAACATGTTGGTACGGGAGAGAAAGATCTACCCTACACCAGAAGGTTACTTCATTGTTACTCCACAGACCTACTTCATCACCCCATCCCTCATTCGCACCAACAGCAAGTGGTACCACCTGGATGAGCGGCATCCAGAGcgacagcagcagcaacaacaacaacagcagcagcaacagccaACACCTCAACAGCAATGCACATCACCACAATCAGGAACAATCACTCCCTCCACCTCTGGCTGTGTACGAGAAAGGCCTAACCCTAAGAACCACTGCGACTCCTATAATGCCTACCGTGATGAGGTGCCCACCATTCATACCTCAACAATTCAAAGAAAATCCCCGAAAGAACCCAAAGGAGATCCCCCTTCATACCTACAACCCCCACCGCCTCCATGTGCCATTCAGCATCCACCTGACCCCACTGACAAGAGCAAGAGCATGACTGCCACTTTCTCTTACAAGACAGACACACTAACCAAGAAGAAGGAGGGGAGTGGTGGGGGCAGCAGTGAGAGGCAGTCTAAGAAGTTTGGGTTAAAACTGTTCCGCTTGAGCTTGAAAAAGGACAAGACCAAACAGCTGGCCAACTTTTCAGCACAGTTCCCTCCAGAGGAGTGGCCCTTGAGGGATGAGGATACACCATCTGCTGCAGCGATCCCTCGTGAGGTGGAGATGGAGCTCATCCGCCGCATTAACCCAGACCTGACGGTGGAGAACGTGGCCCGTCACACAGCTGTCATGAAGCGACTGGAAGAGGAACGAGCTCAACGATGCAAGGCTAGCTCCTCAGCACAACACAGTGCCCGCAGTCGCCGGAGCCGAGGCCACCGGCGTGTGCCACATGGGAAGTCACGTTCACACAGCAAGACGCGAGCTTCTAGGGGAGACCCCTCTGAGGGCTCCAATCTGAACCTGCCAGCAGTCAGCCTGGAGAGGGACTACCGTTTTTTCAGTCACTCTCTGGTACGCTCACCAAGAGAGGGAATGTACACAGTTGAACGCAGAATTGGTGGTGCCTACCTTGTCCACAGCAACCCCAACATCGCTGAGTCACACTTTCCTGTAACCCCAGAGTGGGATGTTTCAGGGGAGCTTGCAAAGAGGCGGACAGAGATGCCTTTCCCTGAGCCTTCACGTGGAACGTCACATTCTAGAGTGCACCGGAGCCACAGCCACACTCAGGATCGCAAGTCACGCAATGAGCGGCCCGATAAGGCTAAAGAGCGATCGCGTTCTATGGACAACTCCAAGGGCCCGCTGGGAGGTGGGAGCTCCACGCTTGGCACGGCTGAGGATTATGACCGCAGTCCTGATGACAGAAGCCGCTACTATACCGATGATGGGACGCTGAGGGCCTCCTCTCAAAAGGCCCCGCACTActcatgcatcatgttttctgCTGCCAAGTTCAGCTCTGAAATGTCTGTATCTGATATGGGCAAAATGAGTCTGGATGAATCAAGGCTCTGCAGCCCTCTAGAGCGAAACAAAAGCAGGGACAGTCTCCCAGCCTACAGTGACCTGAAGGCCTTGTCGCCAAAGCCTTTGTCTGATGACTACTTACAGTGCAATACATCGAATGAAACAATCCTTACTGCCCCACTGGCTCTGGGCAAATCTGACCATGACACTTTAACCCCATCTGATGGAATCCGCAAGGGCTCTCCAGCTGACCAGCAGAcgcctcacctcacctctccttaCCCCTTGGAGTACAAAGAGGACTCCTCCATCAAGGGACACAATGGTTCTGGCAAACCCACACCGAGCCAGACTCCTGAGCCTATACCCAATGGACGTTTGATACAGCACCAACACAACACTGACCCACGGGGCGGGGGAGGTGGTGGTAGCACTGGTAGCAGTGTGGACAAGAGGAAAGAGATTTTTAGTAAGGACACTTTGTTCAAACCGCCACACAATGTTTTGACTGTGAGCTATGTGGACAGTGGCTACTCAAAGTCAGGCACTTTGCGTAAGACTCCGCACATGAAATCGTCCGAGGTCCTTGACACTCTGGAGACCCAGCAGCTACCTAACTCCACCCCTTTGCCTGCATCTGCCCCGGCACCTACAGGCACAGAACAGGTTGCTCCCTCCACATCTGAAGCTGCTTTTGACTATTACAACGTATCAGATGATGACGATGAGGAGGAGGCAGAGGAGACCTCCCGTAAAGAGGCCGCCCCAACAGAAGCAAAGGGGCGGGCAGGGGCTGGAGACGGTGGTGGAGGCGGTGGGACCATGCAGTGGTTGCTTGAACGGGAGAAAGAGCGGGATTTACAGCGGAAGTTTGAGAACAACTTGACTCTGCTTAGCCCTAAGGAGAGCGAGAATAATAACAGCCAGAAGTCGGCTCACTCGGCACGGCTGGACAGCATGGACAGCAGTAGTGTGACTGTAGACAGTGGGTTTAACTCGCCTCG CACACGGGAAAGCCTGGCGTCCAACACCTCGAGCATTGTGGAGAGTAACCGGCGACAGAATCCGGCCCTAAGTCCAGGCCACATGGGTACCACCAGCATCGGCCCCCCATTTAGCTTCCGTGCAATCCCAGAGCCCCCTACAACACAACCAGAGAAACTGCAGAAATCCCCCAACTGCCTTGCCTCCATCACCAGTGTCTGA
- the LOC132142574 gene encoding storkhead-box protein 2-like isoform X2 translates to MKKTRSTNIRRAWPSSDLSERALERIRSRSEKDYHHRKHFPPPPPPTHISPSLRGYMTPGDVSPISMSPISQSQFIPLGEILCLAISAMNSARKPVTQDALMEHLATCFPGVPTPSPEILRHTLNMLVRERKIYPTPEGYFIVTPQTYFITPSLIRTNSKWYHLDERHPERQQQQQQQQQQQQPTPQQQCTSPQSGTITPSTSGCVRERPNPKNHCDSYNAYRDEVPTIHTSTIQRKSPKEPKGDPPSYLQPPPPPCAIQHPPDPTDKSKSMTATFSYKTDTLTKKKEGSGGGSSERQSKKFGLKLFRLSLKKDKTKQLANFSAQFPPEEWPLRDEDTPSAAAIPREVEMELIRRINPDLTVENVARHTAVMKRLEEERAQRCKASSSAQHSARSRRSRGHRRVPHGKSRSHSKTRASRGDPSEGSNLNLPAVSLERDYRFFSHSLVRSPREGMYTVERRIGGAYLVHSNPNIAESHFPVTPEWDVSGELAKRRTEMPFPEPSRGTSHSRVHRSHSHTQDRKSRNERPDKAKERSRSMDNSKGPLGGGSSTLGTAEDYDRSPDDRSRYYTDDGTLRASSQKAPHYSCIMFSAAKFSSEMSVSDMGKMSLDESRLCSPLERNKSRDSLPAYSDLKALSPKPLSDDYLQCNTSNETILTAPLALGKSDHDTLTPSDGIRKGSPADQQTPHLTSPYPLEYKEDSSIKGHNGSGKPTPSQTPEPIPNGRLIQHQHNTDPRGGGGGGSTGSSVDKRKEIFSKDTLFKPPHNVLTVSYVDSGYSKSGTLRKTPHMKSSEVLDTLETQQLPNSTPLPASAPAPTGTEQVAPSTSEAAFDYYNVSDDDDEEEAEETSRKEAAPTEAKGRAGAGDGGGGGGTMQWLLEREKERDLQRKFENNLTLLSPKESENNNSQKSAHSARLDSMDSSSVTVDSGFNSPRTRESLASNTSSIVESNRRQNPALSPGHMGTTSIGPPFSFRAIPEPPTTQPEKLQKSPNCLASITSV, encoded by the exons GCGATGTATCTCCAATCAGTATGTCACCCATCAGTCAGTCTCAGTTCATCCCACTGGGAGAGATTCTGTGTCTGGCCATCTCAGCCATGAACTCTGCCCGCAAGCCTGTCACACAAGATGCGCTGATGGAGCACCTTGCCACCTGCTTCCCAG GTGTACCCACTCCAAGTCCAGAGATCCTCCGCCACACACTGAACATGTTGGTACGGGAGAGAAAGATCTACCCTACACCAGAAGGTTACTTCATTGTTACTCCACAGACCTACTTCATCACCCCATCCCTCATTCGCACCAACAGCAAGTGGTACCACCTGGATGAGCGGCATCCAGAGcgacagcagcagcaacaacaacaacagcagcagcaacagccaACACCTCAACAGCAATGCACATCACCACAATCAGGAACAATCACTCCCTCCACCTCTGGCTGTGTACGAGAAAGGCCTAACCCTAAGAACCACTGCGACTCCTATAATGCCTACCGTGATGAGGTGCCCACCATTCATACCTCAACAATTCAAAGAAAATCCCCGAAAGAACCCAAAGGAGATCCCCCTTCATACCTACAACCCCCACCGCCTCCATGTGCCATTCAGCATCCACCTGACCCCACTGACAAGAGCAAGAGCATGACTGCCACTTTCTCTTACAAGACAGACACACTAACCAAGAAGAAGGAGGGGAGTGGTGGGGGCAGCAGTGAGAGGCAGTCTAAGAAGTTTGGGTTAAAACTGTTCCGCTTGAGCTTGAAAAAGGACAAGACCAAACAGCTGGCCAACTTTTCAGCACAGTTCCCTCCAGAGGAGTGGCCCTTGAGGGATGAGGATACACCATCTGCTGCAGCGATCCCTCGTGAGGTGGAGATGGAGCTCATCCGCCGCATTAACCCAGACCTGACGGTGGAGAACGTGGCCCGTCACACAGCTGTCATGAAGCGACTGGAAGAGGAACGAGCTCAACGATGCAAGGCTAGCTCCTCAGCACAACACAGTGCCCGCAGTCGCCGGAGCCGAGGCCACCGGCGTGTGCCACATGGGAAGTCACGTTCACACAGCAAGACGCGAGCTTCTAGGGGAGACCCCTCTGAGGGCTCCAATCTGAACCTGCCAGCAGTCAGCCTGGAGAGGGACTACCGTTTTTTCAGTCACTCTCTGGTACGCTCACCAAGAGAGGGAATGTACACAGTTGAACGCAGAATTGGTGGTGCCTACCTTGTCCACAGCAACCCCAACATCGCTGAGTCACACTTTCCTGTAACCCCAGAGTGGGATGTTTCAGGGGAGCTTGCAAAGAGGCGGACAGAGATGCCTTTCCCTGAGCCTTCACGTGGAACGTCACATTCTAGAGTGCACCGGAGCCACAGCCACACTCAGGATCGCAAGTCACGCAATGAGCGGCCCGATAAGGCTAAAGAGCGATCGCGTTCTATGGACAACTCCAAGGGCCCGCTGGGAGGTGGGAGCTCCACGCTTGGCACGGCTGAGGATTATGACCGCAGTCCTGATGACAGAAGCCGCTACTATACCGATGATGGGACGCTGAGGGCCTCCTCTCAAAAGGCCCCGCACTActcatgcatcatgttttctgCTGCCAAGTTCAGCTCTGAAATGTCTGTATCTGATATGGGCAAAATGAGTCTGGATGAATCAAGGCTCTGCAGCCCTCTAGAGCGAAACAAAAGCAGGGACAGTCTCCCAGCCTACAGTGACCTGAAGGCCTTGTCGCCAAAGCCTTTGTCTGATGACTACTTACAGTGCAATACATCGAATGAAACAATCCTTACTGCCCCACTGGCTCTGGGCAAATCTGACCATGACACTTTAACCCCATCTGATGGAATCCGCAAGGGCTCTCCAGCTGACCAGCAGAcgcctcacctcacctctccttaCCCCTTGGAGTACAAAGAGGACTCCTCCATCAAGGGACACAATGGTTCTGGCAAACCCACACCGAGCCAGACTCCTGAGCCTATACCCAATGGACGTTTGATACAGCACCAACACAACACTGACCCACGGGGCGGGGGAGGTGGTGGTAGCACTGGTAGCAGTGTGGACAAGAGGAAAGAGATTTTTAGTAAGGACACTTTGTTCAAACCGCCACACAATGTTTTGACTGTGAGCTATGTGGACAGTGGCTACTCAAAGTCAGGCACTTTGCGTAAGACTCCGCACATGAAATCGTCCGAGGTCCTTGACACTCTGGAGACCCAGCAGCTACCTAACTCCACCCCTTTGCCTGCATCTGCCCCGGCACCTACAGGCACAGAACAGGTTGCTCCCTCCACATCTGAAGCTGCTTTTGACTATTACAACGTATCAGATGATGACGATGAGGAGGAGGCAGAGGAGACCTCCCGTAAAGAGGCCGCCCCAACAGAAGCAAAGGGGCGGGCAGGGGCTGGAGACGGTGGTGGAGGCGGTGGGACCATGCAGTGGTTGCTTGAACGGGAGAAAGAGCGGGATTTACAGCGGAAGTTTGAGAACAACTTGACTCTGCTTAGCCCTAAGGAGAGCGAGAATAATAACAGCCAGAAGTCGGCTCACTCGGCACGGCTGGACAGCATGGACAGCAGTAGTGTGACTGTAGACAGTGGGTTTAACTCGCCTCG CACACGGGAAAGCCTGGCGTCCAACACCTCGAGCATTGTGGAGAGTAACCGGCGACAGAATCCGGCCCTAAGTCCAGGCCACATGGGTACCACCAGCATCGGCCCCCCATTTAGCTTCCGTGCAATCCCAGAGCCCCCTACAACACAACCAGAGAAACTGCAGAAATCCCCCAACTGCCTTGCCTCCATCACCAGTGTCTGA
- the LOC132142567 gene encoding interferon regulatory factor 2-like: MPVDRMRMRPWLEQQIESGQIQGLHWISEEKKMFQIPWMHAARHGWDLEKDAPLFMNWAIHTGKYRPGIDKPDPKTWKANFRCAMNSLPDIEEVKDKSIKKGNNAFRIYRMLSLYEKTVKKGKKKMDLEQRAKRVFQKRKTGIPRKYKMTKEQSGENLMEDTTPDSTVLFAEPESSPVPASSGREMAVAELPDVCAVVEVATENEEPAISSTDTCLPLQDSHVSSYSESDTESTNSEEDLAQLPQDLSLKASQRSLGNSVLRIPSSALSSPNKFFTSTKLNFKVTSSREDSPLIAYNAPPWFPCPSNLQKVTDVRPSSHVPSPDLTSSLASQASVIAKAVDLSIAKHKTLQ, encoded by the exons ATGCCAGTGGACAGAATGAGAATGCGCCCCTGGTTGGAGCAACAGATTGAGAGTGGGCAAATTCAAGGTCTTCACTGGATCAGTGAG GAGAAAAAGATGTTTCAGATACCATGGATGCATGCAGCCAGACATGGATGGGATTTGGAAAAGGATGCACCTTTATTTATGAACTGGGCCATTCACACAG GAAAGTATCGCCCAGGTATTGACAAACCAGACCCTAAGACATGGAAAGCAAATTTCCGCTGTGCTATGAATTCTCTACCAGACATTGAGGAAGTGAAAGATAAAAGCATTAAGAAAGGAAACAATGCCTTCAGGATTTACAGAATGCTTTCCTTATATGAAAAAACTGTTAAGAAAG GAAAGAAGAAGATGGACCTGGAGCAAAGAGCAAAA AGGGTTTTTCAGAAACGGAAAACTGGCATTCCCAgaaaatataaaatgacaaaagaacaAAGTGGAGAGAACTTAATGGAAGATACTACACCAGACAGCACAGTGCTATTTGCTG AGCCGGAGAGCTCCCCTGTGCCTGCGTCATCTGGGAGGGAGATGGCTGTAGCTGAATTACCTGATGTGTGTGCAGTTGTTGAGGTGGCAACAGAGAATGAAGAACCCGCGATTAGCTCCACTGATACGTGTCTGCCTCTCCAAGACTCCCATGTTTCATCCTACAGtg AGAGTGACACAGAGAGCACAAACAGCGAGGAAGACTTAGCACAG CTTCCCCAGGACTTATCCTTAAAAGCTTCACAAAGATCATTGGGCAATTCTGTGTTAAGGATCCCATCATCAGCTCTATCCTCGCCAAACAAGTTTTTCACATCAACAAAACTAAATTTCAAAGTGACCAGCAGCAGAGAGGACTCGCCCCTAATTGCTTACAATGCTCCTCCATGGTTCCCCTGCCCATCGAATTTGCAAAAAGTCACAGATGTGCGACCATCAAGCCATGTCCCCTCACCAGATCTCACCAGCAGCCTGGCTTCTCAGGCAAGTGTGATAGCTAAAGCTGTGGACCTCTCTattgcaaaacacaaaacactaCAATGA